The following are from one region of the Vibrio parahaemolyticus genome:
- a CDS encoding efflux RND transporter permease subunit, translating to MINLAEFAIRQRKFVLFFIVLSVIAGIYSYFDLGKLEDPSFTVKTAVVVTLYPGASAEEVEHQVTDTVETKLQEMAELDRLRSLSRPGLSMVFVDLKESLNSKALPQEWDLLRRKVDDVKLQLPSSAQISVVQDEFSEVYGMLFSIHSTDAAPEELRRYAEELQRQIKAVDGIKKIELHGIQPRVVHIDMPDERLAQYGLSIAQVWNQLSTQNSTFEAGKFDAGTERIRIAQTSEFQSLEDIRNLIINGGTGEFGSGLIRLGDIADITMGYQTPALAENRYNGEPAVTLAVSPVQGINVVSLGDTIQDIVANYQASLPLGVDISTVAYQPEEVQKSIDDFVGNLLESVAIVFVVLLVFMGFKSATIVGASLLLTILLTLVYMNIASIDLHRVSLGTFILALGMLVDNAIVITDMMIAKLNKGIERTRAAIDSVKETAVPLLGATVIAIMGASPVLFSKTDSAEFASSVFYIVASSLLLSWIVAMTFTVLMAWMFIKPKANNEETKPSRYKQLVFWTVDNPRKALAALVPLILVTAVAIPYVAVNFIPQSDRSIVFLDYWLPNGAKIEQTSADMRKVEEWLVAQPEVESISSYVGTSAPRFSVTVEPEPLDPAYGQILINTKDYESISHLVTRGDDWLKEAFPDAEPRFRALKLATKDKFAVEVRFSGPDETVLHQLAAEAKAIFASNPDAKYIRDDWRQESKVLKPILNQDKMRQAGITRADVAFALKRASDGMPLGQMNLNDELISIQLRGTSQNMASLETLPVRSLLGFNSVPLGQVVDGFELVTEESMIWRRDRVKTITVQAGVSRDSTPANVRNAIKDQVEAIQLPAGYSMKWGGEYYDEDKAVTDIMKQQPKAMLIMVIILVAMFNGFKQPIIILATLPLAASGAVFALLGFDKPFGFMALIGAITLTGMIIKNGIVLMDQIELERANGKSLSDAIKEATVNRTMAISMGALTTALGMIPLLSDLLFDQMAATIIGGLAAATILSLFVMPALYRLAYKEKAPSTQTNAELEEASS from the coding sequence ATGATCAATTTAGCTGAATTCGCGATTCGCCAACGTAAGTTCGTTCTGTTCTTTATCGTATTGAGCGTGATCGCTGGCATCTATTCTTACTTCGACTTAGGCAAGTTGGAAGACCCGAGCTTTACAGTAAAAACTGCGGTAGTCGTGACCCTTTATCCGGGTGCGTCTGCCGAAGAAGTCGAGCACCAAGTCACCGATACCGTGGAAACCAAATTGCAGGAAATGGCGGAGTTGGATCGCTTGCGCTCATTGTCTCGCCCAGGTTTGTCTATGGTCTTTGTTGACCTCAAAGAGAGCCTTAATTCCAAAGCACTTCCGCAGGAATGGGACTTATTGAGACGCAAAGTGGACGATGTAAAACTGCAGCTGCCTTCCAGCGCGCAGATCAGCGTAGTACAAGACGAGTTCTCTGAAGTCTACGGCATGCTTTTCTCTATCCACAGCACAGATGCTGCGCCAGAAGAGTTGCGTCGCTACGCCGAAGAGCTGCAACGCCAAATCAAAGCCGTCGACGGCATCAAAAAGATCGAGCTACACGGCATTCAACCTCGCGTTGTACATATCGATATGCCAGACGAGCGCTTGGCTCAATATGGTTTGTCGATCGCACAAGTTTGGAACCAACTGAGCACACAAAACAGCACGTTCGAAGCGGGAAAATTCGATGCAGGTACAGAGCGTATTCGTATTGCGCAAACCAGTGAGTTTCAGTCTCTAGAAGACATTCGCAATTTAATCATCAATGGTGGCACCGGCGAGTTTGGCTCGGGGTTGATTCGTCTTGGTGACATCGCCGACATCACCATGGGTTATCAAACACCAGCATTGGCAGAAAACCGCTACAACGGAGAGCCCGCTGTGACTTTGGCGGTGAGCCCAGTTCAAGGCATTAACGTGGTGTCACTTGGCGATACGATTCAAGACATCGTCGCTAACTACCAAGCATCACTGCCGCTGGGTGTCGACATCTCGACCGTTGCTTATCAACCTGAAGAAGTACAAAAGTCTATCGACGACTTTGTTGGCAACCTGCTTGAAAGTGTCGCGATTGTTTTTGTGGTGTTGTTGGTCTTCATGGGCTTTAAAAGTGCAACCATCGTTGGCGCAAGCTTGCTCCTGACGATTTTGCTCACGCTTGTATACATGAACATCGCCAGCATCGATTTGCACCGTGTCTCGCTAGGTACGTTTATCCTCGCACTGGGCATGTTGGTGGATAACGCCATTGTGATCACAGATATGATGATCGCCAAGCTCAACAAAGGTATCGAGCGAACTCGCGCCGCGATTGATTCCGTCAAAGAAACCGCTGTGCCACTTTTAGGCGCAACTGTCATCGCGATTATGGGCGCAAGCCCAGTGTTGTTCTCCAAAACCGACTCCGCCGAGTTTGCGAGCTCTGTGTTCTACATTGTGGCGTCATCACTGTTGCTTTCATGGATCGTCGCGATGACGTTTACGGTATTAATGGCGTGGATGTTCATCAAGCCAAAAGCTAACAACGAAGAGACTAAACCGAGCCGTTATAAACAGTTGGTATTCTGGACGGTGGACAACCCGCGTAAAGCATTAGCCGCTTTGGTTCCGTTGATTTTAGTCACCGCCGTGGCAATCCCGTATGTGGCCGTGAACTTTATTCCTCAGTCGGATCGCTCAATTGTGTTTCTCGATTACTGGCTACCCAATGGTGCCAAGATTGAACAAACCTCGGCAGACATGCGCAAAGTTGAAGAATGGTTGGTCGCACAACCAGAAGTGGAAAGTATCTCTAGCTATGTCGGCACCAGTGCACCTCGCTTCTCGGTAACGGTAGAGCCTGAGCCGCTCGACCCTGCCTACGGTCAGATTCTGATCAACACCAAAGACTACGAGAGCATCAGTCACTTGGTAACGCGTGGAGACGATTGGCTGAAAGAGGCGTTTCCGGATGCCGAACCTCGCTTCCGAGCGCTTAAGCTGGCAACCAAAGATAAGTTCGCGGTTGAGGTGCGTTTTTCTGGTCCGGATGAAACCGTACTACATCAACTAGCGGCAGAAGCGAAAGCGATTTTTGCTTCAAACCCAGATGCAAAATACATTCGCGATGATTGGCGCCAAGAAAGCAAAGTGCTCAAGCCGATTCTAAACCAAGACAAAATGCGTCAAGCAGGCATTACCCGCGCCGATGTCGCTTTCGCGCTAAAACGTGCATCAGACGGCATGCCGCTTGGACAAATGAACCTGAATGATGAGTTGATTTCAATTCAGTTACGTGGCACATCGCAAAACATGGCGTCACTAGAAACGCTACCTGTGCGCTCGCTACTTGGCTTTAACAGCGTTCCGCTTGGTCAAGTGGTGGATGGATTCGAACTGGTTACCGAAGAGAGCATGATTTGGCGACGCGACCGCGTGAAAACCATCACGGTTCAAGCGGGTGTGAGTCGAGACTCCACGCCAGCGAATGTAAGAAATGCCATTAAAGATCAGGTTGAAGCTATCCAACTTCCGGCGGGTTACAGCATGAAATGGGGCGGCGAATATTACGATGAAGACAAAGCGGTCACCGACATCATGAAGCAGCAACCAAAAGCAATGCTGATCATGGTGATCATTTTAGTCGCGATGTTCAACGGCTTTAAGCAGCCAATCATCATCCTCGCAACGCTACCACTGGCAGCATCAGGGGCTGTGTTTGCTCTGCTTGGATTCGATAAACCATTTGGCTTTATGGCGCTGATCGGAGCCATCACGCTGACCGGGATGATCATCAAAAATGGCATCGTACTAATGGATCAAATTGAGCTCGAACGCGCAAATGGCAAGAGCTTGTCTGACGCGATCAAAGAAGCCACGGTCAACCGTACTATGGCCATTTCTATGGGTGCGTTAACGACTGCGCTCGGCATGATCCCGCTGCTGTCAGATCTGCTGTTTGACCAAATGGCGGCAACCATCATCGGAGGCTTGGCGGCCGCAACCATATTGTCACTGTTTGTCATGCCTGCGCTGTATCGCCTTGCTTATAAAGAAAAAGCACCATCCACACAAACCAACGCTGAGCTAGAGGAGGCGTCATCGTGA
- a CDS encoding efflux RND transporter periplasmic adaptor subunit, giving the protein MNHQIKTAALSTIALSLLGCNQAQPQVEEPSASRPVQVIEVNERNEELNKSFSGIVKAKETASLSFRVPGTVESVFVNKGSVVEKGQVIATLDKHDYQVSLEELQARMLEAQSAHKLAKAELKRVKQATSDDAIASVNLDRAISSYERSLSAVKVVEKNIQRAKDALRYATLRAPFTGIVADVSVDPHEQTLPGGSVVSIQQEDSWEVDIDVPENMITQFALGQPASLTWYDSEQSYRATVAEIAPKKHLLKQTYTVTLDIDSISSALFNGKAVTVNTALNTSHSSHCFPYSAILGEKQTLHVNVVRDAVIHSEPVNLDSIDAYQACVTGSFEQGDYVVISGSHYLSEGDAAPNLTIKTL; this is encoded by the coding sequence ATGAATCATCAAATCAAAACCGCTGCGCTGAGCACTATCGCGCTCTCTCTACTCGGCTGTAATCAAGCTCAACCTCAGGTTGAGGAGCCAAGCGCATCCAGACCCGTTCAAGTGATTGAAGTCAACGAAAGGAATGAAGAACTCAATAAATCATTCAGCGGGATCGTAAAAGCAAAAGAAACCGCCTCACTCTCTTTTCGTGTACCCGGCACCGTGGAAAGCGTGTTCGTAAATAAAGGCAGCGTGGTAGAAAAAGGCCAAGTCATTGCCACGCTAGACAAGCACGACTACCAAGTCTCACTAGAAGAATTACAAGCGCGCATGTTAGAAGCGCAATCAGCCCACAAACTCGCGAAAGCCGAGTTAAAGCGCGTAAAACAAGCGACTTCTGATGATGCCATTGCCAGCGTAAACTTAGACCGAGCCATCAGCAGCTACGAACGTAGCCTCTCTGCCGTCAAAGTGGTTGAGAAAAACATCCAACGTGCAAAAGATGCCCTACGTTACGCCACTCTACGTGCACCATTCACTGGCATTGTTGCCGACGTTTCTGTTGATCCACATGAACAAACCTTGCCGGGCGGCAGTGTTGTGTCAATTCAGCAAGAAGACAGCTGGGAAGTCGACATCGACGTACCGGAAAATATGATTACGCAATTCGCACTAGGTCAGCCAGCATCGTTGACTTGGTATGATTCGGAGCAATCCTACCGAGCAACCGTGGCAGAAATCGCGCCGAAGAAACACTTGCTCAAACAAACCTATACCGTCACGCTAGACATCGATTCGATTTCCAGTGCGCTATTCAACGGTAAAGCAGTCACGGTTAATACCGCGCTCAACACCAGTCACTCAAGCCATTGCTTTCCTTACTCTGCAATTTTGGGTGAGAAACAAACTCTGCACGTGAATGTGGTTCGTGATGCGGTTATTCATTCAGAGCCGGTCAACCTTGACTCTATCGACGCATACCAAGCGTGTGTGACCGGAAGTTTTGAGCAAGGCGATTATGTGGTGATCAGCGGTAGCCATTATCTGAGCGAGGGCGATGCCGCCCCAAACCTGACCATCAAGACGTTGTAG
- a CDS encoding LysR family transcriptional regulator, with protein MKIDDLKLFTKVVQLGSFTAAANALDLPRANVSRRIGELERYLGTQLFHRTTRSLSLTNKGDAYYQDLQKVLTLLDSANQQASNESIEVRGKIKLGLLPETYEHLQPILFEFQDQYPQVELDIRNINNGFIDMFQQGLDIALHGGMLFDSDIVARKILTLDRCVVASPNYLQTHGTPATLEELSDHQCICFRWPNGNVDNLWHFQEQNVALKPKLISNNIGFIKSSTVLDRGISYIPKLLVKNELESGALVQVLSQYAVTEETGWLLYPQPKTLNQASRLLIEHLCNKIPKLL; from the coding sequence GTGAAAATTGACGATCTAAAACTGTTCACCAAAGTCGTCCAACTTGGCAGCTTTACAGCGGCAGCCAATGCTTTGGACTTGCCACGAGCAAATGTTAGTCGACGCATTGGAGAACTGGAACGTTACCTCGGAACGCAGCTTTTTCACCGCACCACTCGCAGCCTTTCGCTGACAAACAAAGGCGATGCCTACTACCAAGATCTACAAAAAGTACTCACCTTGCTTGATTCGGCAAACCAGCAAGCCAGTAACGAAAGCATCGAGGTCAGAGGAAAAATCAAACTTGGCCTTCTGCCAGAAACCTATGAACATCTTCAACCCATTTTGTTTGAATTTCAGGATCAATACCCGCAGGTTGAACTCGACATTCGCAATATCAACAATGGCTTTATTGATATGTTTCAGCAGGGGTTGGACATCGCGCTGCACGGCGGCATGCTGTTTGATTCAGACATTGTCGCGAGAAAGATCTTAACGCTAGACCGATGTGTCGTTGCCTCACCGAACTATCTTCAAACTCACGGCACGCCCGCCACATTAGAAGAGTTGAGCGATCATCAGTGCATTTGTTTTCGTTGGCCAAATGGCAATGTCGACAACCTTTGGCATTTTCAGGAACAAAACGTAGCGCTCAAACCAAAACTCATTTCCAACAACATCGGCTTTATTAAAAGCTCCACAGTGCTTGACCGCGGCATCAGCTATATCCCAAAACTGTTGGTAAAAAATGAGCTCGAATCCGGTGCATTGGTGCAAGTATTGTCTCAATATGCTGTCACAGAAGAAACGGGGTGGTTACTCTATCCTCAACCGAAAACGCTGAACCAAGCTAGCCGGTTACTTATTGAACATTTGTGCAATAAAATCCCAAAGCTTTTGTAG
- a CDS encoding DUF6559 family protein, with protein sequence MLRFIQRRRIKKVIKLMSTRLIVGYGSREYFSVGQVKTSTGELSACQQKIALALYANPQDLDLENQPELQAIRSDVAHDFFSGVDYTAQDVLHLFGAGGWKGGRMEDGMSHHFGMHSHY encoded by the coding sequence ATGTTGAGATTTATACAGCGTCGCCGCATTAAGAAAGTGATTAAGCTAATGAGTACCAGATTGATAGTGGGATACGGCAGTCGTGAGTACTTTTCCGTCGGTCAGGTAAAGACGAGCACCGGCGAGTTAAGCGCGTGCCAACAAAAAATTGCGTTGGCGTTGTATGCGAATCCGCAAGATCTTGATTTGGAAAATCAACCAGAGTTGCAAGCCATCCGCTCTGATGTGGCGCATGACTTCTTCTCTGGTGTCGATTATACCGCTCAAGATGTGCTTCATTTATTCGGAGCTGGTGGCTGGAAAGGCGGCCGAATGGAAGATGGAATGTCTCATCATTTTGGTATGCACAGTCATTATTAA
- a CDS encoding ABC transporter substrate-binding protein — MKLIIKGLGLSALVLSMFAHADSKTLNVYAWGGYLPEASLKAFEKQEGVTINYSTFENNESMYTKLKLLKGSGYDVVFASAYFIEKMGREGLLSKIDHAQVPNMQDTMDGLLGQAHDPKNDYSLPYIWGITGISYNESMVEQPVTKWADLWESQYEQQVMLIDDVRDVFGMALKKNGHSVNTKDEAEIKQAFDSLVALKNNVLLYNSDAPQVPYVSGETSVGMQWNGNAFQGQVEMPELKFVMPEEGAVLWMDNFTIPSGSKNKALAHKFINFMYQSENQAEIVTSLGYASATNAGRDKLPEELKNNRTIFPSSEDMKKGEFINDVGAETLAIYEKYWQRLRTQ; from the coding sequence ATGAAATTAATCATCAAAGGATTGGGGCTGAGTGCTCTTGTGCTCAGCATGTTTGCTCATGCAGATAGCAAAACGTTGAACGTTTATGCATGGGGTGGCTATTTGCCGGAAGCATCGTTAAAAGCGTTTGAAAAACAAGAAGGCGTTACGATTAATTATTCGACCTTTGAGAATAATGAATCAATGTACACCAAGCTAAAATTGCTAAAAGGTTCTGGTTACGATGTGGTTTTTGCTTCTGCGTACTTCATTGAAAAAATGGGTCGAGAAGGGCTGCTTTCGAAAATAGATCACGCTCAAGTGCCAAACATGCAAGACACAATGGACGGCTTACTCGGCCAAGCACACGATCCGAAAAATGATTACTCATTGCCTTATATTTGGGGCATTACCGGGATCAGCTACAACGAATCCATGGTTGAGCAACCAGTGACAAAATGGGCTGACTTATGGGAGTCGCAATACGAACAACAAGTCATGCTGATTGATGACGTTCGCGATGTGTTCGGTATGGCGCTGAAGAAAAATGGCCATAGCGTGAACACAAAAGACGAAGCAGAAATCAAACAGGCTTTCGATTCTTTAGTGGCACTGAAAAATAACGTATTGCTGTACAACTCAGACGCACCTCAAGTCCCTTACGTGTCCGGTGAAACATCGGTCGGCATGCAATGGAACGGCAACGCATTCCAAGGGCAGGTTGAAATGCCTGAGCTGAAGTTCGTGATGCCGGAAGAGGGCGCGGTATTGTGGATGGACAACTTCACTATTCCGTCTGGCAGTAAAAACAAAGCATTGGCGCATAAATTTATTAACTTTATGTACCAATCAGAGAACCAAGCGGAAATCGTGACCAGTTTGGGTTATGCGTCGGCAACGAACGCTGGGCGTGACAAATTGCCAGAAGAGTTGAAAAACAACCGTACTATTTTCCCTTCATCAGAAGACATGAAAAAAGGCGAGTTTATTAATGATGTTGGCGCAGAAACGTTAGCGATTTACGAAAAGTACTGGCAACGTTTAAGAACGCAATAA
- the tyrS gene encoding tyrosine--tRNA ligase → MTTPLLQDLQDRGLIAQASDLEEIQTLLSQPQTVYCGFDPTAGSLHIGHLVPLIMLKRFQDAGHQAVALIGGATGMIGDPSFKATERSLNSAEIVSGWVNDLSNQIQQLMNHQLSKPMIMVNNADWMKAINVIDFFRDVGKHFSINTMINRESVKQRLQRPDQGISFTEFSYALLQSYDFAELNRQYGCRLQIGGNDQWGNIVSGIDLTRRQNGEQVFGLTLPLITKSDGTKFGKTEGGAIWLDPSKTSPYAFYQFWLGAEDADVYHFLRYYTFLSCEEIASIEAQDQASQGKPQAQRILAEEMTRFVHGEEGLASAERITQALFSGNVQQLSLGELKQLELDGLPSIESAQQDLVELLIESGLASSKRVAREHISNNAISVNGEKVSADNPSLSFPLFDQYWLLQRGKKHFCLVKRAA, encoded by the coding sequence ATGACGACACCATTACTGCAAGATTTACAAGATCGTGGTTTGATTGCACAAGCCAGCGATTTGGAAGAAATTCAGACACTTCTCTCACAGCCTCAAACCGTTTACTGCGGCTTCGATCCTACTGCAGGCAGCTTGCACATCGGCCACCTCGTGCCTTTGATTATGCTTAAGCGCTTTCAAGATGCCGGACACCAAGCCGTTGCTCTGATCGGTGGTGCAACGGGCATGATTGGCGACCCAAGCTTTAAAGCGACTGAGCGCAGTCTTAACTCAGCGGAAATCGTCTCAGGCTGGGTTAACGATCTCTCAAACCAAATTCAACAGTTGATGAATCACCAATTGAGCAAGCCAATGATCATGGTGAACAACGCTGACTGGATGAAAGCAATCAATGTGATCGACTTCTTCCGCGATGTGGGTAAGCACTTCTCGATTAATACTATGATCAACCGAGAATCGGTAAAACAACGCCTGCAACGCCCTGACCAAGGTATCTCCTTCACCGAATTTAGCTACGCTCTGCTGCAATCGTACGATTTTGCCGAGCTAAACCGTCAATATGGTTGCCGTTTGCAAATCGGTGGCAATGACCAATGGGGGAACATCGTTAGCGGGATCGATTTAACTCGTCGTCAAAATGGTGAGCAAGTATTTGGCTTAACTCTGCCGCTGATCACCAAATCCGATGGCACCAAATTTGGCAAAACTGAAGGTGGTGCAATATGGCTAGATCCTAGCAAGACCTCTCCTTACGCGTTCTACCAGTTCTGGCTTGGCGCAGAAGACGCCGACGTTTACCACTTCTTGCGTTACTACACATTCTTGAGCTGCGAAGAAATTGCCAGCATTGAAGCGCAAGACCAAGCAAGCCAAGGTAAGCCACAAGCACAACGTATTCTCGCTGAGGAAATGACGCGGTTTGTTCATGGCGAAGAAGGCCTAGCTAGCGCCGAACGCATCACTCAAGCTTTATTCAGCGGTAATGTGCAACAACTGAGTTTGGGTGAATTAAAACAATTGGAATTGGATGGTTTACCAAGCATTGAGAGCGCACAACAAGATTTGGTTGAGCTGTTGATTGAGTCGGGGTTAGCAAGTTCGAAGCGTGTTGCACGCGAACACATCAGCAACAACGCCATCAGTGTAAACGGAGAAAAAGTGTCGGCTGATAACCCGAGTTTGAGCTTCCCACTGTTCGATCAATACTGGTTATTGCAACGCGGTAAAAAGCACTTTTGCCTCGTAAAGCGTGCCGCGTAG
- a CDS encoding helix-turn-helix domain-containing protein, which produces MPNQNFNALLAEAIFALNTPNFTPKLMSVIHSIFDFDCAIILGYREGKHPIYLYDSIENERELLFQRYLTNSFQNDPFFQNLNQNKQQGIFTLKDVAKKGIEYQTYRKQFYDQTGWKDELSMLVEIESGRWVILYFGCLREGKRFSAAQINSLRSHFSVLQSLCQQHWKQAEFNLSEPVVRPDAYTGNMKVAIEQALSSFGIESLTRREQEVASLLAQGFDTKEISAHLHLVQGTVKNHRKRIYSQLNVSSLSELFQLFLNHLIMHSK; this is translated from the coding sequence ATGCCTAACCAAAACTTTAACGCGCTACTCGCAGAAGCAATTTTTGCTTTAAACACGCCTAACTTCACCCCAAAATTGATGAGCGTGATTCACTCAATTTTCGATTTTGATTGCGCGATCATTCTTGGTTACCGAGAAGGCAAACATCCGATCTATCTTTATGACTCGATTGAAAATGAACGTGAGTTGCTATTTCAACGTTACCTGACCAACTCATTTCAAAACGATCCGTTTTTCCAAAACCTCAACCAGAACAAGCAACAAGGCATCTTCACCCTAAAAGATGTGGCGAAAAAAGGCATCGAGTATCAAACGTATCGAAAGCAGTTTTACGATCAAACAGGTTGGAAAGATGAACTCAGCATGCTGGTAGAAATCGAATCCGGTCGTTGGGTAATTCTCTATTTTGGCTGCTTGCGTGAAGGTAAACGCTTCTCTGCCGCGCAAATCAACAGCTTGCGATCGCATTTTTCTGTTCTTCAATCGCTGTGCCAACAGCATTGGAAACAAGCCGAGTTTAACTTATCAGAGCCCGTAGTTCGCCCAGACGCCTACACAGGCAATATGAAGGTTGCCATTGAGCAGGCGTTAAGCTCATTTGGCATAGAGTCACTGACTCGACGGGAGCAGGAAGTCGCTTCCCTCCTTGCTCAAGGATTTGATACTAAAGAAATTTCTGCGCATCTTCATCTTGTTCAAGGCACAGTAAAAAACCATCGAAAGCGCATCTATTCTCAGCTTAATGTTTCATCGTTGAGTGAGCTGTTTCAATTGTTCCTCAACCACCTGATCATGCACTCAAAATAG
- the ppsA gene encoding phosphoenolpyruvate synthase — MQKNTLWFNGLSMDDVDKVGGKNASLGEMVSNLANVGVSVPNGFATTSYAFNQFLDHEGLDERIHQLLDELDVDDVEALRKTGATIRQWVLQAPFPADLEQEIRNNYEELIEGNTELSVAVRSSATAEDLPDASFAGQQETFLNVKGIDAVLEATKHVYASLFNDRAISYRVHQGFDHRGISLSAGIQRMVRSDKASSGVMFTLDTESGFDQVVFITSSWGLGEMVVQGAVNPDEFYVHKPMLEAGEHPIVKKTFGSKLIKMIYSNNQEIGKQVDIIDTSEEERNTFSLNEEEIKELAKQAMIIEKHYQRPMDIEWAKDGIDGKLYIVQARPETVCSQTEQNVIERYELNNKADVLVEGRAIGQRIGKGPVRLVDSLDQMSLVQEGDVLVTDMTDPDWEPVMKKASAIVTNRGGRTCHAAIIARELGIPAIVGCGDATSKLTDGATVTVSCSEGETGYVYQGDLDFEVKRSSVDELPLLPTKVMMNVGNPDRAFDFAQIPNEGVGLARLEFIINKMIGIHPKALLNFDAQSDELKAEIKQRIRGYKDPIDFYVSKLTEGIATIASAFWPKRVIVRMSDFKSNEYSNLVGGKAYEPHEENPMLGFRGASRYISPVFEDCFELETQAIKRVRNEMGLKNVEIMIPFVRTPSEAASVIDLLAKFDLRRGDQGLKVIMMCELPSNAVLADEFLKYFDGFSIGSNDMTQLTLGLDRDSGDVAHLFDERNAAVKIMLKMAIDAATKAGKYVGICGQGPSDHEDLAEWLMEQGISSVSLNPDTVIDTWLQLGKVSK, encoded by the coding sequence ATGCAAAAGAACACCCTCTGGTTCAATGGCCTATCCATGGATGATGTCGACAAAGTCGGCGGTAAAAATGCCTCACTTGGCGAAATGGTTTCTAACCTTGCTAATGTTGGCGTATCAGTACCAAATGGCTTTGCGACAACCTCATACGCGTTTAACCAATTCCTTGACCACGAAGGTTTGGATGAGCGTATTCACCAATTACTTGATGAACTGGACGTTGACGATGTTGAAGCTCTGCGTAAGACAGGCGCTACCATCCGTCAATGGGTATTACAAGCCCCTTTCCCTGCGGATCTTGAACAAGAAATTCGCAATAATTATGAAGAACTTATCGAAGGCAACACTGAGCTTTCGGTAGCGGTTCGCTCTTCTGCAACAGCGGAAGACCTACCAGACGCCTCTTTTGCTGGTCAGCAAGAAACGTTCTTGAACGTGAAAGGCATCGACGCAGTACTAGAAGCCACAAAGCACGTTTACGCTTCTCTATTTAACGACCGTGCGATCTCTTACCGTGTACACCAAGGTTTCGACCACCGTGGCATCTCGCTGTCTGCGGGTATCCAACGCATGGTTCGTTCAGACAAAGCCTCTTCTGGTGTTATGTTTACGCTAGACACTGAATCTGGCTTTGACCAAGTCGTGTTCATTACATCGTCTTGGGGCCTAGGTGAAATGGTCGTTCAAGGTGCGGTAAACCCAGACGAGTTCTACGTTCACAAGCCAATGCTTGAAGCGGGTGAGCACCCGATCGTTAAGAAAACTTTTGGTTCGAAATTGATCAAAATGATCTACTCAAACAACCAAGAGATCGGCAAGCAAGTTGATATCATCGATACGTCAGAAGAAGAGCGCAACACCTTCTCTCTAAACGAAGAAGAGATCAAAGAGCTGGCTAAACAAGCGATGATCATCGAGAAGCACTACCAACGTCCAATGGACATTGAGTGGGCAAAAGATGGTATCGACGGCAAGTTGTACATCGTTCAAGCACGTCCAGAAACCGTATGTTCTCAAACAGAACAAAACGTGATTGAACGTTACGAACTGAACAACAAAGCCGATGTGCTTGTCGAAGGCCGTGCTATCGGTCAACGCATCGGTAAAGGCCCAGTACGTTTGGTTGATTCTCTAGACCAAATGTCACTAGTTCAAGAAGGCGATGTGCTTGTCACAGACATGACTGACCCAGACTGGGAACCAGTGATGAAGAAAGCATCGGCAATCGTAACTAACCGTGGTGGACGTACGTGTCACGCAGCAATCATCGCTCGTGAATTAGGTATTCCTGCTATCGTTGGTTGTGGCGACGCGACAAGCAAACTGACCGATGGTGCAACCGTAACCGTCTCTTGTTCAGAAGGTGAAACAGGTTACGTTTACCAAGGCGACTTGGATTTTGAAGTAAAACGCTCTTCTGTTGATGAACTGCCATTGTTGCCAACAAAAGTGATGATGAACGTGGGTAACCCTGATCGCGCGTTCGACTTCGCACAAATTCCAAACGAAGGCGTTGGTCTTGCACGTCTTGAATTCATCATCAACAAGATGATCGGCATTCACCCGAAAGCACTGTTGAACTTTGACGCTCAAAGCGATGAGCTGAAAGCGGAAATTAAACAGCGCATTCGTGGTTACAAAGATCCTATCGATTTCTACGTAAGCAAACTGACGGAAGGCATCGCGACCATCGCTTCTGCTTTCTGGCCAAAACGCGTCATCGTTCGTATGTCTGACTTTAAGTCGAACGAATACAGCAACTTGGTTGGTGGTAAAGCGTACGAACCGCATGAAGAAAACCCAATGCTAGGCTTCCGTGGCGCGTCTCGTTACATTTCTCCAGTGTTTGAAGACTGTTTCGAACTAGAAACGCAAGCCATCAAACGCGTTCGTAACGAAATGGGTCTAAAGAACGTTGAAATCATGATCCCATTTGTGCGCACGCCAAGTGAAGCCGCATCGGTTATCGATTTACTAGCGAAGTTTGATCTACGCCGTGGTGACCAAGGTCTGAAAGTCATCATGATGTGTGAACTGCCATCAAACGCAGTGCTTGCCGATGAGTTCTTGAAGTACTTCGATGGCTTCTCTATCGGTTCAAACGACATGACTCAGCTAACGCTTGGTCTAGACCGTGACTCTGGCGATGTGGCTCACCTGTTTGATGAGCGTAACGCAGCGGTGAAAATCATGCTGAAAATGGCGATTGATGCTGCAACCAAAGCTGGCAAGTACGTAGGTATTTGTGGTCAAGGCCCATCAGATCATGAAGATTTGGCGGAATGGTTGATGGAGCAAGGCATTAGCTCTGTTTCACTCAACCCAGACACCGTTATCGACACTTGGTTACAGCTAGGTAAAGTTAGCAAGTAA